TGGCTGAGCACCACCAGCCCCCACGGACCGACAGCCTGTGGCCGGTAGATATGGCCTGCAAGCTCTGCGGTGTGCGCGGGCGATGCACCAGCAGCAGGCACGGCGACGGGAATACGCACATCCACTTGCTGCACAGCAAGCTCTGCCCTTGCCGCCATGGGCAAAGCCAGCAGCAGTGACGAGAGAGCGATGAAAAAATGGTGGCGCATCATGATCTGTAACTCGGCGTTTTTTTACATGCGGAAGACGCCGAACCGGGTGTCTTCAATCGGTGCGTTGCGCGATGCCGCCAGGCCCAGCGCCAGCACGCGGCGCGTGTCAGCCGGGTCGATCACGCCGTCATCCCACAGGCGGGCCGTGGCGTAGTAAGGATGACCCTGGTCTTCATACTGCTGGCGAATCGGGGCCTTGAAGCCCTCTTCCTCCTCGGCGCTCCAGCTGCCGCCCTTGGATTCAATACCGTCGCGTTTGACGGTGGCCAGCACGCTGGCGGCCTGCTCGCCGCCCATGACGCTGATGCGCGCGTTTGGCCACATCCACAAAAAGCGCGGCGAATAAGCGCGACCGCACATGCCGTAGTTGCCCGCGCCAAAGCTGCCGCCAATGATGATGGTGAACTTGGGCACCGCCGCCGTGGCCACAGCCGTCACCAGCTTGGCACCGTGGCGGGCAATGCCTTCGTTCTCGTACTTGCGGCCCACCATGAAGCCGGTGATGTTCTGCAAAAACACCAGCGGCACCTTGCGCTGGCAGCACAGCTCAATAAAGTGCGCTCCCTTGACGGCCGATTCGCTGAACAAAATGCCGTTGTTGGCAATGATGCCGACCTGCATGCCTTCAATGCGCGCAAAGCCGCAAACCAGCGTGTTGCCAAAGCGCGCCTTGAATTCATCGAACTGGCTGCCGTCCACGATGCGCGCAATGATCTCGCGCACATCAAAAGGTTTGCGGGTATCGACGGGGATCACGCCATACAGCTCATCGCTCTCAAAAAGAGGAGCTGCTGGCGCTTGATCTGCGTTGGCTTGCGGCTTGTTTCTATTCAAATTGGCAACGGCCTGGCGTGCCAGCGCCAGCGCGTGCAAATCGTTCTCGGCCAGATGATCGGCCACGCCAGACAGGCGCGTATGCACATCGCCGCCGCCCAGATCCTCGGCGCTGACCACCTCGCCCGTGGCGGCCTTCACCAGCGGCGGGCCACCGAGAAAAATTGTGCCCTGATTTTTGACGATGATGGACTCGTCGCTCATGGCCGGCACATAGGCGCCACCGGCCGTGCAACTGCCCATGACCACCGCGATCTGCGAGATGCCCTGCGCGCTCATATTGGCCTGGTTGAAGAAGATGCGGCCAAAGTGTTCGCGGTCGGGGAAGACCTCATCCTGATTGGGAAGGTTGGCACCGCCCGAGTCCACCAGATAAATGCAGGGCAGATGGTTCTGTGCCGCAACTTCCTGCGCGCGCAGGTGCTTCTTCACCGTCATGGGGTAGTAGGTTCCGCCCTTCACGGTAGCGTCGTTGCAGACGATCATGCAGTCCACACCGCTGACGCGGCCTACACCGGCGATAACGCCCGCACCCGGCGCATCGTTGCCGTACATATTGAGCGCAGCCAGTGGCGAGAGCTCCAAAAACGGCGTACCCGCATCCAGCAGGCGCTGCACACGCTCGCGGGGCAGCAGCTTGCCGCGTGCCACATGCTTGGCGCGGGCAGCTTCATTGCCGCCCAGCGCGTTCAGGTCGCAGCGCGCATGCAGATCATTCACCAGCGTCTGCATGGCGGCGGCGTTGGCCAGAAAGTCCGCAGAACGCGAATTCAGTTGTGTCCCCAGAATGCTCATTGCTTGCCTTTTGAAGGTTGGGCTCTCAGAGCGATCACGCTCCACTAGCTTGTTTTTTCTGCCCCTGCTTGTCGCTCAGGCGGTCTTGATCACACGCAAATCCAGCAACTCGATCATCTCGTCGCGAATCTTGAATTTCTGAATCTTTCCCGTCACCGTCATCGGGAAGGCTTGCACAAAACGTATGTAGCGCGGCACCTTGTAGTGCGCAATCTGGCCCTTGCAGAACTCGCGCAGCTCGTCCTCTGTCAGCGCCTGCCCGGGCTTGGTGATGACCCATGCGCACAGCTCCTCGCCATAACGCACATCGGGCACGCCCACCACCTGCACATCCTGCACCTTGGGGTGGCGGTAGAGAAACTCCTCAATCTCACGCGGGTAGATGTTCTCGCCACCGCGAATCACCATGTCTTTGATGCGCCCCACGATGTTGACGTAACCCTGCTCATCCATGGTCGCCAGATCGCCGGTGTGCATCCACTGCTCATCGTCAATGGCTTCGTGGGTCTTTGCCTCATCACCCCAGTAGCCATGCATGACGGAATAACCTCGCGTACACAGCTCGCCTGATACACCGGGCTGCGTGATCTCGCCCGTCACCGGGTCGACCATCTTCACTTCCAGATGCGGCTGCACCTTGCCCACAGTCGAGACGCGTTTTTCCAGCGGCGTATCGGCATCGCTCTGGCAGCTGACGGGGCTGGTCTCGGTCATGCCGTAGGCGATGGTGATCTCGCTCAGGTGCATATCGCGCACCACGCGCTTCATCACCTCGGTGGGGCACGGTGATCCGGCCATGATGCCGGTGCGCAAGGTGGACAGATCAAACTCCGCAAAGCGCGGGTGATCCAGCTCGGCAATAAACATGGTGGGCACGCCATGCAGGCCTGTGCATTTCTCGGCCTGCACGGTCTCCAGCACGGTGAGGGGATCGAAGCCGTCGTTCGGGTAGACGACGGTCGAGCCATGCGTGAAGCAAGCCAGATTGCCCAGCACCATGCCAAAGCAGTGGTACAGCGGCACAGGAATGCAGAGCCGGTCTTCGGGCGTCAGTCTCATGCATTCGCCGATGAAGAAGCCGTTGTTCAGAATATTGCGATGCGTCAGCGTCGCCCCCTTGGGGAAGCCCGTGGTGCCGCTGGTGAACTGAATGTTGATGGGGTCGTTGTTGCTGAGCGTGGCAGCAATAGCGTTAATGCGCTCATCCCCGCTCTCACCTTGCGCCATCAGCTCTGAAAAACGCAGCATTCCGGACTGCTCGTCACCTTGGCCCGCCACATCAATCCAGATCACGGTGCGCAGCTCGGGCAAGCGCTTGGCCTGCAACTGGCCGGGCTCGCTGGTCAGCAGCTCAGGAGCCAGTTCGCGCAGCATTCCAAGGTAGTCGCTGGTCTTGAATTGCGGCATGGCAACCAGCGCTTTGCATCCCACTTTGTTGAGCGCGTATTCCACCTCGGTCGTGCGATACGCCGGGTTGATGTTGACCAGAATAAGTCCCACCTGCGCAGTCGCCAGTTGCAGCAGAACCCACTGCGCATTGTTGTGGCTCCAGATGCCAACGCGGTCGCCTTTGACCAAGCCCAGATTCAGCAAGGCACTGGCCAGCTGGCGCGAGGCAGCATGCAGCTGCCCATAGCTGTAACGCAGGCCTTGATGGCGGCTGACGAGCGCATCACGGCTGCCCTGGCGCTGCGCCATGTCGGCAAAAAAATCGCCAATGGTCTGTTCAATCAACGGCACATCTGTACGCCCTTTGGCGTAGCTGGCGGTCAGCACGTTTACTTGCGATGGCATCACGGGTCTCCTCGGCACCGAATTCAGCCCAGAATAAGGGCAAGCCCTGTTCAGATAAAGTCAGACAGGTTGCAATAATTGCCAAATGCTGACGCCTTCACTGATCAAGACTCCACTGCCACACCATGCCAGTTCCGTGCTCAAATCGCACCCGGCAATTACCCCCATGGCGTTTGTTCAACCCATCGTCCGGGCCTATGAGCAAAGGCAGATGTCGCCGCTGGCTGCACTTGAAAAGGCACAAATCCCGCCAAGCCTGGTAAACAATGCGAGCGAGTGCATCACGGCCTTGCAGATGGAGGCCCTTTCAGACGCCGCCATGCGCGAGCTGGACGATGAAGGACTGGGCTGGTTCGAGCGCCGCCTGCCCTGGGGCAGCTACGGCATGCTGGCGCGCGCCAGCATCAGCGCACCCAATCTCGGTCTGGCTCTGGCGCGCTGGTGCCGCCACCACGGGCTGATTACGGGCGACATTCAGCTGCAGCTCAGCGAGCAGGCTGGTACGGCCACACTCACCCTGCATGAAAGCCGTGCGCTGGGTGCCATGCGCGAGTTCTGCATGGTGTCAGTGCTGCGCAATATTCATGGTTTTGCCAGCTGGCTCATCAACGAACCCATCAGCCTGCAGCACGCCAGCTTTCCGTTTGCCACACCGGCCCATGCCAATGTCTACAAGGTGCTGTTTGCGCCGGGCAGCATCGGGTTTGATGCGCCGGTTGCCAGCCTGCAGTTTGAGGCGCGCTGGCTGCAGGCCCCGCTGGCGCGCGATGAGGCCGCGCTGAACCACATGCTGCAGCGCGCACTGCCCATACAGGTACGCCCCTATCAGCGCGAGAAAACACTGGTGCAGCGCGTGCGCCAGCTGCTGGCCGCCGGTGGTGAAGAGCAGCAGACGGCCGAGACACTCTCGCGCCAGTTGCATCTGTCGCAGCGCAGCCTGCACCGCCAGCTCAAAGAAGAGGGTATTTCGCTGCAGGCGCTGAAGGATGACATTCGACGTGAGCGTGCGATTGCACTGCTGCTGCGCACCAGCCGTCCCATCAAGCGCGTGGCGCAGGCATGCGGCTTTATGAACGACAAAAGTTTTATCCGCGCCTTTAGGCTGTGGACGGGACTATCGCCCTCAGAATTTCGCAAGACCGCCGGTCAACGCGCCGCATAAGCCAAGGAGCCAGCATGCAAGAGTCCACAGAGAAATGGCAAGCCATCACAGATGGGGTATGGAGTCTCCACTATCCATTTACCAATGCAGGAATGAAGGTCAGCACGCGCATGACCGTGATACGACTGGCTGATGGCAGCCTGTTCTCGCACTCCGCCGTGCCGCTGTCGCCAGCACAAAAAGCGGCGCTCGACGCCATCGGGCCGCTGCGCCACATCGTCGCCCCCAGCGCCATGCACCATCTGTTTGTTGGCAAGCTGGCCAAACTTTATCCACAGGCCCGGCTCTATGGAACAGCGGGCGTGCTGCGCAAGCACCCCGATCAGCCACTGCTGGAGCCATTACCCGCCAACGACGAAGCGCCCTGGGCGGGCGAGCTGCAATGCATTTATCTGGACGGCTTTGCGCTGCTGGATGAAACGCTGTGGTTTCACCCCGCCAGCGGCAGCCTGATTGCCACCGATGTGCTGCAATGCTGGCAAGGGCCGCTGAGCCTGCCGGTGCGCATGTATCTGGGGCTGACGGGCGGGCATGAGCGCCTGACCGTGCCACGCACCGTGCGCCTGCTGGTCAGGGACAAAGCCGCCATGCGCACGTGGGTCCAGCAGGTCAAAAACCTGCCCGTGCAGCGCGTAATACTGCTGCACAACAGCGTTATTGATGATCAGCCCATGCAGCGCCTGCGCGAGGCGCTATCAATCTGGGACTGATCAACGATCTGCTTTACTGGATTTCGTGCTCGTAGCCATCGCCCGCAAGCATGCTGGCCGCGCTCTTGCGCACCGCATCAAACATGGCGGGCAAGTCGCCCATGTCGCCAAACACGCAGGCAGCACCGGCCTCCAGCAATTGCTCTGCCGATGCGTGCCCCTGATCCGCAGGGAAGTAACCCCAGACGGTTGCGCCCGCAGCGACGCCCGCCTGCACGCCCGTCACCGTGTCTTCCACAACCAGGCACTTGGCAGGGTCTGCATCCAGCGCCTTGGCTGCTGCCAGATACACATCGGGGAAGGGCTTGCTGCGCGGCATCTCATGGCCGCTGTAAACATGGCCTTCAAAGTACCCAGCCATACCGACCTTGGCCAGCTGCATCTCCACCTTGGCGCGGTCTGCACCCGAGGCGCAGGCAATACGCCCATTGCACATCGCATGCAACTGCTTGACTGCCTCCAACGCGCCATCAATCGCCACCAGCTCGGCATTCAAGGCGGCGTTGCGGCGGTCGTAAAACTCGGCCATCCATGCATCGGTCAAAGGCTTTCCGGTGTGGGCTTCGATCACCGCTGCCTGGCTGCGCACCGTCTTGCCGATGAAGTCACGCGTGCACTGCTCCTGGCTGATGGCCCAGCCCGATTCGTTGAGCATGGTGCACAGCACGCGGTTGGTGATGGATTCGCTGTCGACCAGCACGCCATCACAGTCAAAAAGCACAGCATCAAAAGCAGTCATGGAAACATCACCAGCGCATCGTCGGATGCAAAAAAGGCGCCCAGCGGCGCCTCGGATCAAGAAACTGAGGGCAATATTATGCGCTCACGCCCTTTTCAAGTTCAGGGGAAGGACACTCCGGCCAGCGGATGAATCATCCACGCGCTATTCTTGACGTAGATGGTGCTGGTCTTATTGTCGGCGGTCATGATGCCGCTGAAGTAGAAAAAGCCTTTAGCCGCATTGGCATTCATATTGCTCAGCTGGGTCGTGAGCGCGTCATTGACTGACGATGCCTCGACCAGATATTCAATGGCACCGTTCTGTGCCGAGCTTTTCTCGAAGACATCCACATAGTTCATGTTCATCGGGTCGCTACCCAGCCCCTGCGTGCCGCGAATGAACCAGCCGTCCGCACCCTTTTGGGCCAGGCTCGTTCTCATTGCTGCAGCATCGGCAGCCGAGGAAGGGCTGCTGAGTTTGTCGACCTGGTAGCTGTAGGTAACGCTGTCATTGCGCTTGGCATACAGACTGAACAGTTCGTTGTTGATGATCTGAGGACCCAGATAACGATAGCCTTCGGCGCCTTGGCTGTTCAGCTCTGCGGCAAAGTCTTCGGCGGTCGTTCCCACAGGTGTCACCGCTCTGTAGCTGAACTGGTCGCTACGGCTGTTGTCCTTGACATAGACGCTGCGGATGTCGCTGATATCGCTGAACACCGCATCGGACTTGTACATATAGCCGCTGCTGCCCTGTTGATTCAGCTGTGCCAGAAAGCCGATGCGCGATGGCTGCGCCGCAGGATTGACATAGCTGAACTTGCGCCCTGCATGCGCAGTATCTGTAAGGTAGAAGTCGCCGATCTCCGCGCCGGTCGCAGAAATCGAGCCCGCCAGCGAGCTGAACAGCGCATAGCCGTCGGCACCCATGCTGTTGGCGGCATCCAACATCTGCGCATGGCTGCTAGCGGTCTGGCCGCCCAACTTGTAGGTCCCCGTGACGGCCTGATTGCCAGTGCCACCACCATTACCGCCTCCGTTATCGCCTCCACCGCTGCCTCCGCCAGAGTTGCCGCCCGATCCCCCATCCGAACCACCGCCAATGGCCCCTCCGTCATTCCCGCCGTCACCACCACCGCAGGCGGCCAGGCTAGCTAGCATCAGCAAGGCTGCGCTTCTACGGGTCAGTTGGACTGATGTCATTTATGCTCTCCTCGTACTTATTTCAGAACGTAAAACCGGCTACAGGACACCGGTTGCCCCGCCACAATTGTCTGAATCCAGACACAACGGCGTTACCCCTCCCAAGGGGGGTATTTGTTACCGCTTACCGATTTCTGTACTGACAGATTCGCTCCGATAAAGCACAAGACATGTCCCAGACGGCTTCCTCTGCAATGTTTTCTCAAACGACTTCACAGGCCTACGCACTGGTGATCGACGACCACCCCCTCGTCGCCCAAGGGGCCCGGCATATGCTGCTGCAACTGCCTCACTTCAAGCGTGTGCTGACGGCCGAAAGCGGCAATCAGGCCCTGACACTGATGGCCAGCGAAGGAGCGCCGCTATTGACCGTGGTCGATTTCTGGCTGGATGAAGACGACGCCACACGTTTCATCAAAGACATGCTGAGCCTGGCTCCGGCCACGCGCATTCTGATGACCAGCGGAGACAGGCATCCGGCCATCGCCAGCAAAGCCCGTGCAGCCGGGGCGCACGGCTTTGTGGCCAAAGCGCGGTCCACAGATGATTTTTTGGCCGCCGTGCAGGCGCTGTTGTCCGGCGGTCAATGGTTCGAAATGCCCGAGCACCTTCGTCCTGCTAGCGCCGAGACCCACCCGCTTCGAATGACGGCCAGAGAACTCGGCATCACCGCCCGCCAGGCCCAGGTACTAACCCTCGTGCTGCGAGGCAAACCCAATCGTGCGATTGCGCAAGCCCTGAGTCTGTCGGAGCACACGGTCAAGGAGCATGTGACGGCGGTCCTGCAACGGCTTGGGGCGGCCAACCGGGTCGAGCTGTTCACCAAGCTGCGCGGGGTGGAGCTCAGCGACGATCAGGCATTGGACAGCTGAGCAAAGCAACGCGCGAGGATGGCGTGCAACTCCTGTGGTTGCAATGGCTTGGGCAATACCAGATAGCCTTGCTCCTGTGCCTGCTCCAGTGCAGCCATGTCGCCACTCATGAGGGCACCGCTGGCCTGCGGCAGACCATCCAGCACTTGCTGCAGCACATCAAACCCCTGTTCGCTACCGTCCAGTTGCTGGTCGCACAACACGAAGTCCGGCAACCAGCCGCTGCCCAGCACTGTCCACACCTGCCGACCCGAGCGCACCCAGCGCACCTCAACACCCCATGCCTGCAGAATGCGCTCCATGGCCTGACCCACTAGTGCCTCGTTGTCCAGCACCAGGCAGCGCCCCTGCAAACGGGCCAGTTTTCCAGCTCCCGTACGGCCATCCAGACTGCTGGCATCAACGACTGCAGGCATCTCTGGCTGCTGCGGCCAGTGCAACCAGAAACAGGAACCGCTTTCCAGACGGGACTGCACACCATAGTCCACTCCCAGATATTCTGCCGCCAACGCCACCACGGACAACCCAAGACCATGCCCACGCAAACCTGGCGGCAAACCAGGGTGCGATTCATGCTCCTGACTGGAGGAAGCACGATAGTGACGGCTGAAGATCCTGGTCTGCTCCTCAGCCGCTATGCCTGACCCTGTGTCCCAGACCTGCAGCTGCCAGCGTCCCTGTCTGCGCCGACAGCCCAGCAGCACGCCGCCACTGGCCGTATAGCGCAAAGCGTTCTGCACCAGGTTGAACACCATCTGCCGCAGCAAGGCCGGATCGGCATGCAGCACTGCCGCTTGCCGCCGGGGCGTGAAGATGGAAAGTGTCAATCCGCGTTGGGCCGCGTCATGGGCGAACATACGTCGCGCCTCTTCAAACACCTGAGCCACTGCGACAGCCTGCGGGTGCTGGACAAAGGTGCAACTTTCGAGACGCGACAGATCCAGCAAGTCATTGAACATGCCTCCCAGATCACGGGCGCAATCCTGAACATCATCCAGCAAACCCGCTACTTCGGCATCGCAATTGCGCTGACGGGTGGCTTCCAGCATCAGTCCCAGGGCATGCAGAGGTTGGCGCAGGTCATGGCTGGCTGCAGAGAGAAACCAGTTTTTCTCGGCCAGCGCATTCTCCGCGTCGACCTTGGCGACTCTGTAGCTGTCGGCCAGGGCCTGGCGCTCACGCTCATGGGCGAGTTGCTGGCGCACAAACTGCCTGGCCCCCCAGGCGTGGCGGCCAATCGTCAGCCCGAACAACAGCAGCAGGGGCAGCAGATAATTGCCCTTGCTCGGAAAATACCACGCCGCCGCAGCCAACATAGGCACGTAGATGCCCGTGAAAAATCCGCCAAAAACAAGGGGCACCGGGGCCAGAAAGGTTGTACCGGACGCCAGCACACCGACCAGAACCAGATAGACAAACAGTCTGAGATCGACATGGCTGGGCGGCCATGTAAACCAGATTGCAGTGGCCCACATCAAACCGTTGATCAGCCCGGCCAACGCCAGCTGGCGCTCCCAGCGCCGCAGCAGGCGCGCATCGGCCTCGTGCCCCTCGAGCGCCCGCCACTGTCGCCGCAGATGCAAACGAAAGCCCATCAACCCCATGGCCATGACCGCCATGAGGCCCCACCAGACCAGCAGCGGAGTCACCAGCGCCGGAGCGCTGCGTGTGGCAAGCCAGAGGATGGCCGGAGGAATCAACAGCGCCGCAATTTCCGAGGAGCCACGCGAAGTCAGCGATTGCAGCAAGCGCAGCCGCGCTCTCAGGTCCACAGTCGTCACGGCGAGCTGATCCACTGACACCTGTATATCAGAACTGGTCGCCATCCACGTAATACCAGCGCCCGGCCTCGCGCACAAAGCGGCTGCGCTCATGCAGGCGCACGGCGCGGCCAGAGATGCGGTAGCGGGCAACGAATTCAACCTCGGCTGCATCCTTACCCGTCACTTTGAACTTCTTGACCTCCAGCCCCAGCCATTTGGTAGAGGCATCAAAATCCAGATCAGCCGGGCGCTGACTTTCATGCCAGGTCGCTTGCAGATAGTTTGGGTTCTCACGCACGAATGCGCTGTAGCGCGAGCGCATCAGCGCCTCGGCATCAGGCGCGGGTTGCATATCCCAATGATCCATATAGCGACCGCAGCAATCGGCATAGGCCAGCAACTTACCTTTGGCATTTTTACGTCCGCAGGGACAGTCCAGCTTGTTTTCGACTTCTTTCACAACACCTCGTTCTCTGCCCTGAAATGAGCTTGGGTCAGCAACGCGATATTGTCAGCCCAATGCGGAGCATGCAGGCTTCGCTTGCGCAGACCCGCACGCAAGCGCAAAGTGCTCGCAGTTCAAAGGAGTATCTATGTTGGCCATGGCGGTTCCCTGGTGGGAGTTTGTGGTTCGCGGCGTCGCCGTCTATCTGTTTTTGCTGGTGTTTCTGCGCATCACCGGCAGGCGCCAGACGGGGCAATACGCCCCCTTTGATCTGGTGCTGCTGCTGATACTTTCCAACGCGGTACAGAACTCCATGAATGCAGGGGATAACTCGCTGATTGGCGGCCTTATCAGCGCCAGCACGCTCATCGCCTGCCATGCCCTGCTCTCGCGCCTGACTTATCACTTTGCCAGTCTGCGCAAACTGGTGAACGGCAAACCCAAGGTCTTGATTCACCAGGGCTTGGTACAGCCCAACCTGATGACGCAAGAGCAGATTACGGCCGAAGACTTGGCGGCCGCCCTTCGTTCCAATGGCTGCCTGAACGCCCATGATGTAGAACGCGCCACCATCGAAACCAATGGTCAGATCACCGTGGTTTTGCGCAAGCGCAGCGCGGCGGACCTGGGCGAAGCCTGAGTTCAGTGCAACTGATCCAGAAACTGCTGGATGGAGGCATTCACAGGCTCTGGGTGCGTGAGATTCGCGGCATGGCCTGCGCCCGCCACATCCATCCACTGGGCATTGGGCAAGGCCTTGAACATGGCCCGCGCACGCTCTACGCTGATCGCCGCATCTTTATCACCATGAATGACCAGCGCAGGCACCTTGATCTCGGCCAGACGCGGACTGATGTCATCACGCAGCGCCAGCGCCACAAAGCTCTGCCCCAGATTGACGGGTGAAGCCTGCTTCCATTTGGCACGCCACTCCGCAGCGCCCTCCCAGCCCTGGCCCAGAATAATCTGCTCCACCGTGCTTGCCATATCGTCTGAAAGGCCATGCTCCATCCACGCTTTGAGCAAGGCCTCGTGATGCGGCAGCAACTCGGGGTCTTCCAGCATGGCTTGCGTGTCTATCAACACCAGCGCACCCACTACCTCAGGGTGAATCAGTGCGCAGCGCAGCGACAGATAGCCGCCTTGCGACATGCCCACCAGCACGGCTTTTTCCACGCCCAAATGCTTGAGCAGCGCCGCCAGATCATCGGCAGAGTCGTAATAGGTGAACGACTCGCAATGCTCGGGATCCGCCGTCTGCCCATGGCCACGCTCGTCCCAGCTGATGCAGCGGTAGCGCCCCTGCAACGCCTGTATCTGCGGCTCGAACATGGAGTGATCCATGAGCAAGCCATGCGAGAACACCAGCGCCGGGCCACGCCCTCCTGTGTCTTCGTAGTAGATGTTCTGGCCATTGACCTGGGCAAAAGGCATGCGCTGGACTCCTGCTTCAAATGGTGGAAACCCTTGGGACACATCGTAGAAGATCGGTCCCGCTGATCACATCCTAGGCAGGCCTTGTGACATCGGCAACCGGCTTGGCCCTAGAGCACCACAATACCGCCCCTGGCGGTTGACAAGTGTGGGCATTTGCGCGCAGCCCGCTTGCAAATCAGGCCAGCGCGCGCTGGATAAGGATTTTTTGCACGTCACTGGTCCCTTCATAAATCTGGCACACACGTACATCGCGGTAAATGCGCTCCACGGGGAAGTCGTTCACCACGCCATAACCACCCAGCGTCTGGATGGCAGCGCTGCACACACGCTCGGCCATTTCGCTGGCAAACAGCTTGGCCATGGCCGCCTCCTTCAAGGATGGCAAACCCGCATCGCGCAGGCTGGCCGCATGCCAGATGAGCTGCCGTGCCGCTTCAATTTGTGTAGCGCATTCAGCAAGCCTGAATCCAACGGCCTGATGATTGAAGATGGGTTGACCAAAGCTCTCGCGCTCTTTGCTGTATTGCAGAGCACATTCAAATGCGGCACGCGCCATGCCCACGCTTTGGGCGGCGATGCCAATGCGCCCGCCTTCCAGGGCGCTCAGGGCAATCTTGTAGCCCTCGCCTTCCGCACCAATCAAGTTGGCAGCGGGAATACGGCAGTTTTCAAAGTTGATCTGCGCCGTATCACTGCTGTGCTGGCCCAGTTTTTCTTCCAGCCGCGCGACCTGATAGCCGGGGTTGCTGGTGGGCACGATAAAGGCGCTCATGCCCTTCTTTCCTGCGGCCTTGTCCGTCACGGCAATGACGATGGCCACATCGCCATTCTTGCCGCTGGTGATGAATTGCTTGACGCCGTTGATGACGTAGTCGTCTCCATCACGCACGGCCGTGGTGCGCAATGCCGAAGCATCTGAGCCCACATGCGGCTCGGTCAGGCAGAAAGCTCCCAGCATCTTGCCTTGCGCAAGAGGGCGCAGCCAGAACTCCTGCTGCTGGGCATTGCCGTATTTCATCAAGATAGCGTTGACCGGGCAGTTGGTCACGCTGATGACGGTGCTGGTGCCGCCGTCGCCCGCTGCAATCTCTTCCAGCACCAGCGCCAGGCTCAGATAGTCCATGCCCGCGCCGCCCAGTTCCTCAGGCACGCAGATGCCGTAAGCGCCCAGTGCGGCCAGCCCCTGATGCACATCTTTGGGAAACTGATGCTCCTTGTCCCAGCGCGCGGCGTGCGGAGTGATTTGCTCACGCACAAAGTCGCGCATGGCATCGCGGATCATTTCCTGGTCCTGGTTCAGCAGCATGAATGTCTCCGATATTGATAGCTGGATGCCTATGTTCTACCCTGGCTCAAGCACCCAAAAGCTCTGTTTTTGTGCCGTCGTAGCGCCATAAGCTGCCACGGTCTTCGGGCTGCACCTGCGCCAGCACATTCATCAGCCCCTTGACGCTATCCGCCAGAGGTACGGTGGCACCGGGGCCGCCCATGTCGGTCTGCGTCCAGCCGGGGTCCAGCGCCAGCA
The sequence above is drawn from the Comamonas sp. 26 genome and encodes:
- a CDS encoding hybrid sensor histidine kinase/response regulator, translated to MDQLAVTTVDLRARLRLLQSLTSRGSSEIAALLIPPAILWLATRSAPALVTPLLVWWGLMAVMAMGLMGFRLHLRRQWRALEGHEADARLLRRWERQLALAGLINGLMWATAIWFTWPPSHVDLRLFVYLVLVGVLASGTTFLAPVPLVFGGFFTGIYVPMLAAAAWYFPSKGNYLLPLLLLFGLTIGRHAWGARQFVRQQLAHERERQALADSYRVAKVDAENALAEKNWFLSAASHDLRQPLHALGLMLEATRQRNCDAEVAGLLDDVQDCARDLGGMFNDLLDLSRLESCTFVQHPQAVAVAQVFEEARRMFAHDAAQRGLTLSIFTPRRQAAVLHADPALLRQMVFNLVQNALRYTASGGVLLGCRRRQGRWQLQVWDTGSGIAAEEQTRIFSRHYRASSSQEHESHPGLPPGLRGHGLGLSVVALAAEYLGVDYGVQSRLESGSCFWLHWPQQPEMPAVVDASSLDGRTGAGKLARLQGRCLVLDNEALVGQAMERILQAWGVEVRWVRSGRQVWTVLGSGWLPDFVLCDQQLDGSEQGFDVLQQVLDGLPQASGALMSGDMAALEQAQEQGYLVLPKPLQPQELHAILARCFAQLSNA
- a CDS encoding YchJ family protein; protein product: MKEVENKLDCPCGRKNAKGKLLAYADCCGRYMDHWDMQPAPDAEALMRSRYSAFVRENPNYLQATWHESQRPADLDFDASTKWLGLEVKKFKVTGKDAAEVEFVARYRISGRAVRLHERSRFVREAGRWYYVDGDQF
- a CDS encoding DUF421 domain-containing protein; its protein translation is MLAMAVPWWEFVVRGVAVYLFLLVFLRITGRRQTGQYAPFDLVLLLILSNAVQNSMNAGDNSLIGGLISASTLIACHALLSRLTYHFASLRKLVNGKPKVLIHQGLVQPNLMTQEQITAEDLAAALRSNGCLNAHDVERATIETNGQITVVLRKRSAADLGEA
- a CDS encoding alpha/beta fold hydrolase translates to MPFAQVNGQNIYYEDTGGRGPALVFSHGLLMDHSMFEPQIQALQGRYRCISWDERGHGQTADPEHCESFTYYDSADDLAALLKHLGVEKAVLVGMSQGGYLSLRCALIHPEVVGALVLIDTQAMLEDPELLPHHEALLKAWMEHGLSDDMASTVEQIILGQGWEGAAEWRAKWKQASPVNLGQSFVALALRDDISPRLAEIKVPALVIHGDKDAAISVERARAMFKALPNAQWMDVAGAGHAANLTHPEPVNASIQQFLDQLH
- a CDS encoding acyl-CoA dehydrogenase family protein produces the protein MLLNQDQEMIRDAMRDFVREQITPHAARWDKEHQFPKDVHQGLAALGAYGICVPEELGGAGMDYLSLALVLEEIAAGDGGTSTVISVTNCPVNAILMKYGNAQQQEFWLRPLAQGKMLGAFCLTEPHVGSDASALRTTAVRDGDDYVINGVKQFITSGKNGDVAIVIAVTDKAAGKKGMSAFIVPTSNPGYQVARLEEKLGQHSSDTAQINFENCRIPAANLIGAEGEGYKIALSALEGGRIGIAAQSVGMARAAFECALQYSKERESFGQPIFNHQAVGFRLAECATQIEAARQLIWHAASLRDAGLPSLKEAAMAKLFASEMAERVCSAAIQTLGGYGVVNDFPVERIYRDVRVCQIYEGTSDVQKILIQRALA